GCGCATCCGCGGCAGCCGCGAGAGGAGGGGATAGAGCAGGCGCCCCTGCCGGCGCAGCATTCCCCAGTACACGGTCGTCAGCGGCAGTTCGAGAACCGACATCTCGCCGTCGAGCCAGAACGGTTCGAGCGGATAGTCGGCATAGTCCGGCCCGTGTCCCTTGCGATAATCGAACAGCGGGCGAAAAGAGGTATCGACCCCGACGCCGGCTTCGCGAAGCAGATCGGTCGTCGCGCTGCCGAAGCCATAGCGCCCGGCGCGATAGAGCTGCGGATTCGCGCCGAAATTCTCCGCGATCGCGTTGCGCAAGGTCAGGAACTTCGCGCGTTCGAGATCGGGCGACAGGTTCCCGGCATAGGAATTGTGCGCATCCACATCTTCTTCGAACGGCGGATTGACCCAGGGGTGCAGCTGGATGCCGACTTCGGCAGTGCCCCGCGCCACCGCACCGCCAAGAATATCCTTCGCGACGGTCGAATTGGCTATCGGCCAGTCGATCAGGTAGCTGGGCACGACCCCTTTCGCCTCGCAGAATTCCTGGAAATTGCGGAGGCGGGGTACGTGCCGCAGGCCGTGGCGATCGCGCGTGAACGGCCCGTCCCAGTCGAACTCCTCCTCGGTATCGACGGTCAGCAGGAAGCGGCGCCCGAAGGCGGACGAGAAGCGGGCCCTGGGGCCGGGGGGTGGCAAAGTGCGGGTGGTCTTGTTCAAGCGCCGATACTCCAGCGGAACGCCGTTGCGATTCAGCGCGCTTCGGGATGTCGCTTCGGCTCGCGACTTTCGGTGGGGCTAGAATCGCGTCCGGTCTCGGTCAAGCGCGGCAGCGCGAGCCGAAGGGCATCGTCCACACGTTCGAGCGCTCCGCCGACAAGCCCCGCTTCCGCGCGCACCAGCCGCAGCGCGAAGCCGGCGCCGAACATCCCCGCGCTCACCCCGCCCTGCGGCGCGCGGGGCTGGGTCGCGAACACGTCTTCCTCCGCAGCAAGGGCCGCCGGCAGCGTGGCGCTGAGCAGGACCACGCCGCGCTCCGCGCGCAGCGCCAGTTCCACCGTCTCGCCTGAGCCCAGAGCGGACGCGAGCGTCGCCAGCAGCCGCCAGGCCAGCGCTTCGCCTTCGCGCAGGGCAAGCGGGACGATTGCCGGTTCCTGGGGAATGTCGAGCGCGAAGCCCGAGAGGCGGGGTGCCAACACCGGTTCCAGCTGCTTCGCCAGCGCCCGGCACAGCACGGCGAAGTCGCAATCGCCCTCCAGCGGTTCGAGCGCGCCGGTCTCGATCCGCGCCAGCCGATCCAGTTCGTCGAACCCGGCCAGCATCCGCGCTGCGTCGCCGGCGATATTGGCGGCCAGCGCGCGGTATTCGTGCGGCACTTCGCCGAAGACCTGCTGCTGGATGACTTCGGCGAAACCCTGGATCGCGTTTACCGGCGTGCGCAATTCGTGGAGCAGTTGCCGGATACGATCCGCTTCTGCGCAGCTGCCGCCTTCCCGCTCGGTCGCGAGGTGCAGGGCGGGGCGGCGGAACTTGCCTGCCAGACCGTAAAACCGGCCCCCTTGCGCGGTGAAGCGTGGGCCGGCGTCGACGATCCATTCGCCCGCGATTTGCGGGGCGCCGTGCAGCGCCATCCGCGCGCCTTCCAGCCGCTGCCACTTTTGCAGGGCAGCGCGGGCCTCGGGCGTGGCGAGCCGCATGCCCACGACCATCGACGCGACGCCGGGTTCGGCCCAGTCGATGCGGCCGGCAGCGTCGGTGGTAAAGGCGAAGCCGCGCAAGGGCGGCACGTCGTTGTCGCCCTGCTCCCCGAGCGGGAGGCGCGGCGCGGAATCGATCGCAGGCCCCTCCGCGCGGGCGCGCTGGAAGGCTTCGATCCGCCGCACGAGCGCGCCGATCGCGGTTTCCTCGTCCTCGTCCTCGCCCTCGTCGTCCCCGCTGTCGTTCGCGGGGACCGTCAGCTCGAGCGGCTCGCGCTCGTCCGCCCGCGGCATCGGCTGGACGACGCTCTCGCGGTCGATGCCGCCCCCCGGATCGGGCAGCCCGCGGTCGTGGATTCCCAGCCTTTCCAGCAGTTCGATGGCGCGCGGCGGCAGGTTTCGGCGCAGGCGCAGGAAGCCGCGGGCGCGGATCGGCAGGCGCGGGATCAGCGCTTCCCAGTCTTCCGCGTCGAGGTCGGCACGCGCCAGCGCCGCCGCCGCCACTTCGGGCTCGTCTTCGGCGAGATGGGCGGCAAGTTCGGGATTGCGGAAACGCCACCCGGAATCGCGAATCATCGCTGCCCGGTCGGGCGCCGGGATGATTTCGCCGAGCGCGCCCAGCCGAAGCCAGGCGGAGGAGGTGAGGCCCCGGTCGAACCCGCCGCGCCGGGCACCCAGCAGGTCCAGCAATTGCCGGAATTGCGCGCGCGCCGCGCGCCCGCCGCTCGCGCGGTGGCGCAATACTGTGGCGAGGCGGTCGTCGAACTGCATGAATCTCCGGTGGGCATAGGCTCTTGGCGGAGCCTCGTGAACGCATCATTCTAGCAGTTTCCACGACCATAGGGCATCTTGCTGCTCAGCGCGTTGCAAAGCGGGACAATTGCTGGCAAGGCTAATAATATTAGGTGGCTGCCGCTGGCGACACCGGTTTAGTTGCAATTTTGGGGTCGTGCGGTCGCACGGCGCACGTGGGGGCACCCGCAATGGCGAATCTGGACGAAATCGATCGGCGCCTGCTCGCCGAACTGCAGAACGAAGGGCGTGTCACGAATGTCGAGCTGGCGCATCGCGTCGGGCTGACCGCGCCGCCGTGCCTGCGCCGCGTGCGCTCGCTCGAAGAAGAAGGCGTAATTCGCGGCTATCATGCGGAACTGGACGCATCGAAGCTGGGCTTCGCAATCACCGTGTTCGCAATGGTCAGCCTGAAGAGCCAGGCGGAAGATGCGCTGCGCGAATTCGAAGCGCATATGCAGGAACTGCCCGAGGTGCGCGAAGTGCATATGCTCAACGGCGAGATCGACTTCATCCTCAAGATCGTGAGCCGCGACCTCCAGAGCTTCCAGGAATTCCTGACCAGCAAGCTGACGCCCGCCCCCAACGTGGCCAGCGTGAAGACCAGCCTGACGATCCGGACCAGCAAGCACGAACCGGGCGTGCCGCTGGAGTGACGCTTTCCCGGGCTGCGCTTCGCGAAACGGAGCGGGGCAATGCGGTCCTCCCCATTTTCACGCAGTGCAAATGGGGAGGTGGCAGCCGCGCCAGCGGCTGACGGAGGGGTTACTTGCTTTGGCAGTAACGAACGATCGAATCTGCAATTTCGTTCGCGTCGCGTAGAACCTCGCTCGCCGGAATACGAATGACCTCAATATTCTGTGCGCGAAGCCATCGGTCTCGGGCGATATCCCGCTCAGGCCGATCGCCCATGTCGTGTGCCTGGCCGTCAATCTCGATAGCGAGCTTCAGTGCCGCCACGTAAAAGTCCAGCACATACCGGCCGAGAGGGTGCTGCCGCCGAAATTTGATATCGCAAGCCTTCCGGCGTAGCTCCTGCCAGAGAAGCACTTCGGGCAAACTCATCTCTGCGCGCAACCGGCGCGCCCTGCCAATGTCCCGGATGCGCTTCGTGCGCGGCACTTTCCCCCTCCGTCACCCGCCTGCGGCGGGCGCCACCTCCCCATTTGCGCCTGCGGCGAAAACGGGGAGGAACCCGACCGGCTCACGCCTGGCTGTCGGTGCTGCGCTCCTTCAGCCATTCCTCCAGCCACTTGATCGAATAGTCGCCGTTCAGCACGTCGGGCTGCTTGATCAGTTCCTGGTGCAGCGGGATCGAGGTCTTTACGCCCTCGACCACCATTTCCTCCAGCGCGCGGCGCAGGCGCATGATGCAGCGTTCGCGGTTGCGGCCGTAGACGATCAGCTTGGCGATCATCGAATCGTAATAGGGCGGGATGCGATACCCGGCATATAGCCCGCTATCGACGCGCACATGCATGCCGCCGGCCGCGTGGTAATAGTTGACCGTGCCGGGGGAGGGGGCGAAAGTCCACGGATCTTCCGCATTGAGGCGGCATTCGATCGCGTGCCCGGTAAACGTGATCTCGTCTTGGGTGCACGACAGATCTTTGCCGTCGGCGATGCGGATCTGCTCGCGCACAAGGTCGATCCCGGTGATCATCTCGGTCACCGGATGTTCGACCTGGAGGCGGGTGTTCATCTCGATGAAGTAGAATTCGCCGTCTTCCCACAGGAACTCGATCGTGCCCGCGCCGCGATAACCCATGTCGGCCATCGCCTTCACGCAGACGCCGCCCATGCGGTCGCGCTCTTCGGGCGTGATGACCGGCGACGGCGCTTCTTCCAGCACTTTCTGGTGGCGGCGCTGGAGCGAACAGTCGCGCTCGCCCAGATGGATCGCGCCGCCGCGCCCGTCGCCGAACACCTGAAATTCGATATGGCGCGGGTTGCCGAGATATTTCTCGATATAGACGGTGGCGTCGCCGAAGGCGGCCTTGGCCTCGCTGCCCGCCTGTTTCATCAGGGTTTCGAGCTGGTCGGGCCCTTCGCAGACTTTCATCCCGCGCCCGCCGCCGCCGCTCGCGGCCTTGATGATGACGGGATAGCCGATCTCGCCCGCGATCCGCCGCGCCTCGTCGTAATCCGATACGGCGCCTTCGCTGCCCGGCACCAGCGGCAGGCCCAGCGCGCCGGCGGTGCGCTTCGCCTCCACTTTGTCGCCCATCGTGCGGATATGTTCGGGCTTGGGCCCGATCCACTTGATGTCGTGCGCCTCCACGATTTCGGCGAACTTGGCGTTTTCGGACAGAAAGCCGTAGCCGGGGTGGATCGCGTCGGCCTGGGCGATCTCCGCCGCCGAGATGATGTTGGCGACGTTGAGATAGCTTTCGTTCGCGGGCGGCGGGCCGATGCAGACCGCGTGATCGGCCAGCCGAACGTGCATCGCGTCGGCATCGGCGGTCGAATGGACCGCGACCGTTTCGATCCCCATTTCGTGGGCCGCGCGGTGGATCCGCAATGCGATTTCGCCGCGGTTGGCGATAAGGATGCGTGAAATGCCCACGA
The sequence above is a segment of the Pelagerythrobacter marensis genome. Coding sequences within it:
- the accC gene encoding acetyl-CoA carboxylase biotin carboxylase subunit → MGISRILIANRGEIALRIHRAAHEMGIETVAVHSTADADAMHVRLADHAVCIGPPPANESYLNVANIISAAEIAQADAIHPGYGFLSENAKFAEIVEAHDIKWIGPKPEHIRTMGDKVEAKRTAGALGLPLVPGSEGAVSDYDEARRIAGEIGYPVIIKAASGGGGRGMKVCEGPDQLETLMKQAGSEAKAAFGDATVYIEKYLGNPRHIEFQVFGDGRGGAIHLGERDCSLQRRHQKVLEEAPSPVITPEERDRMGGVCVKAMADMGYRGAGTIEFLWEDGEFYFIEMNTRLQVEHPVTEMITGIDLVREQIRIADGKDLSCTQDEITFTGHAIECRLNAEDPWTFAPSPGTVNYYHAAGGMHVRVDSGLYAGYRIPPYYDSMIAKLIVYGRNRERCIMRLRRALEEMVVEGVKTSIPLHQELIKQPDVLNGDYSIKWLEEWLKERSTDSQA
- a CDS encoding polysaccharide deacetylase family protein, with amino-acid sequence MNKTTRTLPPPGPRARFSSAFGRRFLLTVDTEEEFDWDGPFTRDRHGLRHVPRLRNFQEFCEAKGVVPSYLIDWPIANSTVAKDILGGAVARGTAEVGIQLHPWVNPPFEEDVDAHNSYAGNLSPDLERAKFLTLRNAIAENFGANPQLYRAGRYGFGSATTDLLREAGVGVDTSFRPLFDYRKGHGPDYADYPLEPFWLDGEMSVLELPLTTVYWGMLRRQGRLLYPLLSRLPRMRGLAANLGLLERIPLTPEGTTVDDAIRALDMAIDDGLPLIVLSFHSPSLALGHTPYVETDDDLDALYDWFRAVFAYLDRHGIRPTTVAEIMQSVVV
- a CDS encoding endonuclease domain-containing protein; the encoded protein is MPRTKRIRDIGRARRLRAEMSLPEVLLWQELRRKACDIKFRRQHPLGRYVLDFYVAALKLAIEIDGQAHDMGDRPERDIARDRWLRAQNIEVIRIPASEVLRDANEIADSIVRYCQSK
- a CDS encoding Lrp/AsnC family transcriptional regulator; translation: MANLDEIDRRLLAELQNEGRVTNVELAHRVGLTAPPCLRRVRSLEEEGVIRGYHAELDASKLGFAITVFAMVSLKSQAEDALREFEAHMQELPEVREVHMLNGEIDFILKIVSRDLQSFQEFLTSKLTPAPNVASVKTSLTIRTSKHEPGVPLE
- a CDS encoding histidine kinase dimerization/phospho-acceptor domain-containing protein, whose amino-acid sequence is MQFDDRLATVLRHRASGGRAARAQFRQLLDLLGARRGGFDRGLTSSAWLRLGALGEIIPAPDRAAMIRDSGWRFRNPELAAHLAEDEPEVAAAALARADLDAEDWEALIPRLPIRARGFLRLRRNLPPRAIELLERLGIHDRGLPDPGGGIDRESVVQPMPRADEREPLELTVPANDSGDDEGEDEDEETAIGALVRRIEAFQRARAEGPAIDSAPRLPLGEQGDNDVPPLRGFAFTTDAAGRIDWAEPGVASMVVGMRLATPEARAALQKWQRLEGARMALHGAPQIAGEWIVDAGPRFTAQGGRFYGLAGKFRRPALHLATEREGGSCAEADRIRQLLHELRTPVNAIQGFAEVIQQQVFGEVPHEYRALAANIAGDAARMLAGFDELDRLARIETGALEPLEGDCDFAVLCRALAKQLEPVLAPRLSGFALDIPQEPAIVPLALREGEALAWRLLATLASALGSGETVELALRAERGVVLLSATLPAALAAEEDVFATQPRAPQGGVSAGMFGAGFALRLVRAEAGLVGGALERVDDALRLALPRLTETGRDSSPTESREPKRHPEAR